A genomic segment from Actinoplanes sichuanensis encodes:
- a CDS encoding GTP-binding protein, which produces MSTSTDMVFCGFWPHAVAEVAGRFAVLPETAEPDQIRTAGRPNPPVVTVVPADLLLDGLTDERSLRDVGLHRDDADERGIGDLIARQIEQADAVLLTGDLDDDWETEQLRVLLRRLAPWAAHPLPGDSLTSVTGSTEPVEATCRGLRGHAVGVHEPLPAHGVSACIFRARRPLHPGRLHDALDDITAGVLRSRGHFWLASRPDLVMIWESAGDLGIGPHSGWLDQLPAEHWDEVDAERRLAAALDWDPYYGDRHHHLSFTGIDLDPVRLHRLLDGCLLTDDELSRGERHWRTLPDPFRRAYPSVAADV; this is translated from the coding sequence ATGTCCACCAGCACTGACATGGTGTTCTGCGGGTTCTGGCCGCACGCCGTCGCCGAGGTGGCGGGCCGATTCGCCGTACTGCCGGAGACGGCCGAGCCGGATCAGATCCGCACCGCGGGCCGGCCGAACCCGCCCGTCGTCACGGTCGTACCCGCCGACCTGCTGCTCGACGGCCTGACCGACGAACGGTCGTTGCGGGACGTGGGACTGCACCGCGACGACGCCGACGAGCGCGGGATCGGTGATCTGATCGCCCGGCAGATCGAACAGGCCGACGCCGTCCTGTTGACCGGAGACCTCGACGACGACTGGGAGACCGAGCAGCTACGGGTGCTGCTGCGCCGGCTCGCGCCGTGGGCCGCGCACCCGCTTCCCGGCGACTCGCTGACCTCGGTCACCGGCAGCACGGAGCCGGTCGAGGCGACCTGCCGCGGGCTGCGCGGACACGCTGTCGGCGTCCACGAGCCACTGCCCGCGCACGGGGTGAGCGCCTGCATCTTCCGGGCCCGCCGCCCGCTGCATCCCGGCCGACTGCACGACGCACTCGACGACATCACCGCCGGCGTGCTCCGCTCACGCGGGCACTTCTGGCTCGCCAGCCGCCCCGACCTGGTCATGATCTGGGAGTCGGCGGGCGACCTCGGCATCGGGCCGCACAGTGGCTGGCTGGACCAGCTGCCCGCCGAGCACTGGGACGAAGTCGACGCCGAACGCCGGTTGGCCGCGGCCCTGGACTGGGACCCGTACTACGGCGACCGGCACCATCATCTGTCCTTCACCGGCATCGACCTGGACCCGGTGCGCCTCCATCGTCTTCTCGACGGTTGCCTGCTCACCGACGACGAGCTGTCGCGCGGCGAGCGGCACTGGCGCACCCTGCCGGACCCGTTCCGGCGGGCCTACCCCTCGGTGGCGGCGGACGTCTGA
- the rpmF gene encoding 50S ribosomal protein L32 yields the protein MAVPKRRTSRSNTRHRRSNWKAAPIDLVPLHVGGVVYQVPRRLVRAVERGYIDLSTLH from the coding sequence ATGGCTGTCCCCAAGCGGCGGACCTCACGCAGCAACACCCGCCATCGCCGTTCGAACTGGAAGGCCGCGCCGATCGACCTGGTGCCCCTCCACGTCGGTGGCGTCGTCTATCAGGTTCCCCGTCGTCTCGTTCGTGCGGTCGAGCGCGGATACATCGACCTGAGCACCTTGCACTGA
- a CDS encoding cation diffusion facilitator family transporter, producing the protein MGAGHNHGTHAFFDNSGEHQRRLWSVAVLLTVFMLAETAAAVTTGSLALLSDAGHMFTDVLAIAMTLTAITAARRAGTDSGRTYGLYRLEVLAALANAALLTGVAGFVLVQAARRFTDPPHVPAGWMLLVAVGGLVANLAAFALLRSGARENIGVRGAYLEVLGDLIGSAGVILAAVIIGVTGWTYADPIVAVLVALMILPRTFALGRSAIRILVQAAPEHVDMAEVRERLAAVPGVRDVHNLHVWTLTEGMDVASAHLSLDPRAELSTVLSTAREALHEGFHIDHATLQLEPAGEQGHCTPTSW; encoded by the coding sequence ATGGGAGCCGGACACAACCACGGGACTCATGCCTTCTTCGACAACAGCGGCGAACATCAGCGCCGCCTCTGGAGCGTGGCCGTCCTTCTGACGGTCTTCATGCTCGCCGAGACGGCCGCCGCGGTGACCACCGGATCACTCGCCCTGCTCTCCGACGCAGGCCACATGTTCACCGACGTGCTGGCGATCGCGATGACGTTGACGGCGATCACGGCCGCACGCCGGGCCGGCACCGACTCCGGGCGCACCTACGGCCTCTATCGGCTGGAGGTGCTCGCGGCGCTGGCCAACGCCGCCCTGCTCACCGGAGTCGCCGGCTTCGTGCTGGTGCAGGCGGCACGCCGGTTCACCGACCCACCGCACGTACCGGCCGGGTGGATGCTGCTGGTCGCGGTCGGCGGACTCGTCGCGAATCTCGCCGCCTTCGCCCTCCTACGGTCCGGAGCCCGGGAGAACATCGGCGTACGGGGCGCGTATCTGGAAGTGCTCGGAGACCTCATCGGCTCCGCCGGGGTGATCCTGGCAGCGGTGATCATCGGCGTCACCGGCTGGACGTACGCGGATCCCATCGTCGCCGTCCTGGTCGCCCTGATGATCCTGCCCCGAACCTTCGCATTGGGCCGATCAGCGATCCGCATCCTGGTACAGGCCGCGCCGGAGCATGTGGACATGGCCGAGGTCCGGGAGCGGCTGGCAGCCGTGCCGGGTGTCCGTGACGTCCACAATCTGCACGTCTGGACGCTCACCGAGGGCATGGATGTGGCGTCGGCACACCTGAGCCTGGACCCGAGAGCCGAGCTGAGCACGGTTCTCTCGACGGCCCGGGAGGCTTTGCACGAGGGTTTCCACATCGACCATGCCACGCTCCAGCTGGAACCGGCCGGGGAACAAGGCCACTGCACACCGACCAGCTGGTGA
- a CDS encoding cold-shock protein → MVTGTVKWFNGDKGFGFITQDEGGPDVFAHFSAISASGFRSLDENQRVEFDITQGQKGPQAENIRAI, encoded by the coding sequence ATGGTTACAGGTACCGTGAAGTGGTTCAACGGCGACAAGGGTTTCGGCTTCATCACCCAGGATGAGGGTGGCCCCGACGTGTTCGCCCACTTCTCGGCGATCTCGGCGAGCGGCTTCCGCAGCCTCGACGAGAACCAGCGGGTGGAGTTCGACATCACGCAGGGCCAGAAGGGCCCGCAGGCCGAGAACATCCGCGCCATCTGA
- a CDS encoding Na+/H+ antiporter produces the protein MDVEPVLTFVLAAVAVVAVVRWVAGRTGLPAAALLPLIGIGYALLPGPKIPLAPDIVLAFVLPPLLYSAALDSSMIAIRRNLRTVVSLSVMLVLLTALMIGLGFAWFVTGATLAAGIAVGAAVAPPDPVAALAVGRKVGLPPRIITLIQGEGLLNDATALTILSVAVAAATGDGFSAPAALSQFLLAAVGGVAVGALIAFGVRLLSRPLSGDPMLANAVSLAIPFAAYLLGEVIHVSGVLAVVVAGLIVGHHTPRSASGAGRLQTNAVWRLVDFLLEGFVFLLIGQQLPEVIRGLAGYDAAAVVVAVAITVGVTLLLRPLWLMFTLLVPGALHTRWNRGGPDERTSVRWTGREVVVLSWAGTRGVISLAAIFTLPLVTETGDRFPTRDLLLFCTVVVVLVTLVGQGLTFAPMVRALGLRADDNDQAVLRNEARAASVDAALTALDELEEQEHDDISGQVIETMREQLRARLSRYQDRLSLLRDNDSAIPPISPQYEAALHVRRVAIDAQREECLRWRDAGRLSDVGLRVLERELDLEERLLPDRPARR, from the coding sequence GTGGATGTCGAGCCGGTGTTGACCTTTGTCTTGGCCGCTGTCGCGGTGGTCGCGGTGGTGCGGTGGGTGGCCGGCCGGACCGGGCTGCCCGCTGCCGCGCTGTTACCACTCATCGGCATCGGGTACGCCCTCCTACCAGGGCCGAAAATCCCCCTCGCCCCGGACATCGTCCTGGCGTTCGTTCTGCCACCGCTGCTGTACAGCGCCGCCCTGGACTCGTCGATGATCGCCATCCGCCGCAATCTGCGTACCGTGGTCAGCCTCTCGGTGATGCTGGTTCTGCTCACCGCACTGATGATCGGCCTGGGTTTCGCATGGTTCGTCACCGGCGCGACCCTGGCGGCCGGCATCGCGGTCGGCGCGGCGGTAGCGCCACCCGACCCGGTCGCCGCACTCGCCGTCGGCCGCAAGGTAGGGCTTCCACCCCGGATCATCACCCTGATCCAGGGTGAAGGGCTGCTCAACGACGCCACCGCGCTCACCATCCTGAGCGTCGCGGTCGCCGCGGCCACCGGAGACGGGTTCTCAGCGCCGGCCGCCCTCAGCCAATTCTTGCTCGCCGCCGTGGGCGGAGTGGCCGTGGGCGCACTGATCGCTTTCGGAGTGCGTCTGCTGTCCAGGCCGCTCAGCGGCGATCCGATGCTCGCGAACGCCGTGTCACTGGCCATACCGTTCGCCGCCTACCTGCTCGGTGAGGTGATACACGTCTCCGGGGTGCTCGCCGTGGTCGTGGCGGGACTGATCGTGGGGCACCACACGCCGCGGTCGGCGTCCGGGGCGGGGCGGCTGCAGACCAATGCGGTCTGGCGGCTGGTCGACTTCCTGCTCGAGGGCTTCGTGTTCCTGTTGATCGGCCAGCAACTGCCCGAGGTCATCCGAGGGCTGGCGGGATACGACGCCGCCGCCGTGGTCGTCGCGGTCGCGATCACCGTGGGCGTCACCCTGCTGCTACGGCCACTGTGGCTGATGTTCACCCTGCTGGTGCCCGGAGCGCTGCACACCCGTTGGAACCGGGGCGGACCGGACGAGAGGACGTCCGTGAGATGGACCGGCCGGGAGGTCGTGGTTCTCAGCTGGGCCGGTACGCGGGGCGTGATCAGTCTCGCGGCGATCTTCACTCTGCCGCTGGTCACCGAGACCGGAGACCGGTTCCCCACTCGGGACCTGCTGCTGTTCTGCACGGTCGTGGTAGTGCTCGTCACCCTGGTCGGGCAGGGCTTGACGTTCGCCCCGATGGTGCGGGCGCTGGGGCTTCGCGCGGACGACAACGACCAGGCTGTTCTGCGCAACGAGGCGCGGGCGGCATCGGTCGATGCCGCCCTGACCGCGCTCGACGAGCTGGAGGAGCAGGAACACGACGACATCAGCGGGCAGGTGATCGAGACGATGCGCGAGCAGCTGCGGGCCCGGCTGAGCCGCTACCAGGACCGGCTCTCCCTGTTGCGCGACAACGACTCGGCGATTCCGCCGATCTCGCCGCAGTACGAGGCCGCCCTGCACGTACGCCGGGTGGCCATCGACGCCCAGCGGGAGGAGTGCCTGCGCTGGCGTGATGCCGGACGGTTGTCCGACGTGGGTCTACGGGTGCTGGAACGTGAACTGGATCTCGAGGAACGGCTGCTGCCGGATCGGCCGGCCCGCCGGTGA
- a CDS encoding response regulator transcription factor — translation MRVVIAEDHALLRDGLTRLLGAFDFDVVAVVDNGPALLPALLEHRPDVAVLDVRLPPTFTDEGLQAAIAARTRLPGLPVLMLSQHVEPLYARELLSTPHGGVGYLLKDRVADVSDFVDAVHRVAGGGTAMDPEVISQLVARREPLAVLTAREREVLGEMAQGRSNAAIATNLGITEKAVSKHINNMLTKLDMPPSDDDNRRVLAVLAYLNG, via the coding sequence GTGCGCGTTGTGATCGCCGAGGACCACGCCCTGCTCCGGGACGGCTTGACGCGGCTGCTGGGCGCCTTCGACTTCGACGTCGTCGCGGTTGTCGACAACGGCCCCGCACTGCTGCCCGCCCTGCTCGAGCATCGGCCCGACGTGGCAGTCCTCGACGTACGCCTCCCGCCCACCTTCACCGACGAAGGTCTGCAAGCAGCCATCGCCGCCCGCACCCGGCTGCCGGGACTGCCGGTTCTCATGCTGTCGCAGCACGTGGAGCCACTGTACGCACGGGAGTTGCTCAGCACCCCGCACGGCGGCGTCGGGTACCTGCTCAAGGACCGGGTCGCCGACGTCAGCGATTTCGTCGACGCCGTCCACCGGGTGGCCGGCGGCGGCACCGCCATGGACCCGGAGGTGATCTCACAACTGGTCGCCCGCCGGGAGCCGCTGGCGGTGCTCACCGCCCGGGAACGGGAAGTACTCGGCGAGATGGCTCAGGGCCGGTCCAACGCCGCGATCGCCACCAATCTGGGCATCACGGAGAAGGCCGTGAGCAAGCACATCAACAACATGTTGACCAAGCTCGACATGCCTCCCTCCGACGACGACAACCGCCGGGTGCTGGCAGTGCTGGCCTACCTGAACGGCTGA
- a CDS encoding sensor histidine kinase → MDVDLPARPDLPLESAAYFAVAEALTNVIRHSRAHHGSVFSRHAAGLLTMVVTDDGRGGADPTAGTGLRGIERRLAAFDGTLVLSSPPGGPTIITMELPCAL, encoded by the coding sequence GTGGACGTCGATCTGCCGGCGCGGCCTGATCTGCCGCTGGAGTCCGCCGCCTACTTCGCTGTCGCCGAAGCGCTGACCAACGTCATCCGGCACAGCCGTGCCCACCACGGGTCGGTGTTCTCCCGGCACGCGGCCGGTCTGCTGACGATGGTCGTCACCGACGACGGCAGAGGCGGCGCCGACCCGACCGCCGGCACCGGACTGCGCGGTATCGAACGCCGCCTCGCCGCCTTCGACGGCACGCTCGTGCTGTCGAGCCCACCCGGAGGCCCGACCATCATCACCATGGAGCTGCCGTGCGCGTTGTGA
- a CDS encoding sensor histidine kinase: MRVDVAGLGRGARRGVRSVLDAVAAVGLALTNIPLLAVAVVALVLTPVPYLGLALVPWTMTLVRKRTDMERRRASQTGVLVTCPYHPLPERAVTDGWERFRWTVTDPATWRDLAWLAPGAVVGLILGAVGVLVPLYGLLGLTLTPSWIWLGTGWYGYGAVWSVDTFLAGLLSVPQGVIILAVGLWVAPWLRRVDALFARLLLAPTRAAELRLRVTQLTATRAGTVDAQAAELRRIERDLHDGAQARLASLSMMIGLADNLIDRDPAEAHKMLAEARVSTGRRWPSCVTSSVVFTRRCWPSAGSTARSGRWRSACRFR, translated from the coding sequence ATGCGCGTTGACGTTGCGGGTCTGGGCCGTGGTGCCCGGCGGGGCGTGCGCAGCGTCCTGGACGCCGTGGCGGCGGTCGGCCTGGCGCTGACCAATATTCCGCTGCTGGCCGTCGCGGTCGTGGCATTGGTGTTGACGCCGGTGCCGTATCTCGGGCTGGCTCTGGTCCCGTGGACCATGACGCTGGTCCGCAAACGTACCGACATGGAGCGCCGCCGTGCGTCGCAGACCGGTGTGCTGGTCACCTGTCCCTATCATCCGCTGCCGGAACGTGCCGTCACCGACGGCTGGGAACGGTTCCGGTGGACGGTGACGGATCCGGCAACGTGGCGTGACCTGGCCTGGCTGGCGCCCGGAGCCGTCGTCGGGCTGATTCTCGGAGCGGTCGGTGTACTGGTGCCGTTGTACGGGCTTCTGGGCCTGACGCTGACGCCGTCGTGGATCTGGCTCGGCACCGGCTGGTACGGCTACGGCGCGGTCTGGTCCGTCGACACGTTCCTCGCCGGTCTGCTGTCCGTGCCGCAGGGCGTGATCATCCTCGCCGTCGGGCTGTGGGTGGCGCCGTGGCTGCGCCGCGTCGACGCGCTGTTCGCCCGGCTCCTGCTCGCGCCCACCAGGGCGGCCGAGCTTCGGCTGCGCGTCACCCAGCTGACCGCCACGCGCGCCGGCACGGTCGACGCCCAGGCGGCGGAGCTGCGCCGCATCGAACGAGACCTCCACGACGGCGCGCAGGCCCGTCTCGCCTCGCTGAGCATGATGATCGGCCTGGCCGACAATCTCATCGACCGTGACCCGGCCGAGGCTCACAAGATGCTCGCCGAGGCTCGGGTATCCACCGGGCGGCGTTGGCCGAGCTGCGTGACCTCGTCCGTGGTATTCACCCGCCGGTGTTGGCCGAGCGCGGGCTCGACGGCGCGGTCCGGGCGCTGGCGCTCAGCCTGCCGATTCCGATAA
- a CDS encoding fatty acid desaturase family protein translates to MTTLTSAPRTASTGSDFAALARRINAEGLMERRAVYYVARISVVTLMFLGGWTAFFLIGSSWWQIVTAAFLAITFTQVGLLAHDLAHRQVFRTKRPGEIAGRIAGNVGIGMSYGWWMEKHTRHHNNPNHDDLDPDVAPEVLIWATESALGRQGLKGFVTRHQAALFFPLLTLLAVDLKISSIKALRSGIVKRPRLESTLLLLHAVGYLCVLLVVLPPLPALGFLLLHQALFGLYLGMTFAPNHKGMPHPVGDEDFLRKQVLTSRNVRGGRFTDAALGGLNYQIEHHLFPGMPAPNLRKAQPIVEAYCAQIGVPYEQTSLTTSYRQALRYLHEVGAPARAEHAARTGR, encoded by the coding sequence ATGACAACTCTGACATCGGCGCCGCGGACGGCGTCGACCGGCAGTGACTTCGCCGCCCTGGCTCGCCGCATCAACGCGGAAGGACTCATGGAGCGCCGGGCCGTTTATTACGTCGCCCGGATCAGCGTCGTCACACTCATGTTCCTCGGCGGGTGGACCGCGTTCTTCCTGATCGGCTCGTCCTGGTGGCAGATCGTGACGGCGGCGTTCCTGGCCATCACGTTCACCCAGGTGGGGCTGCTGGCCCACGACCTCGCTCACCGGCAGGTGTTCCGCACGAAGCGGCCGGGGGAGATCGCCGGCCGCATCGCCGGCAACGTCGGCATCGGGATGAGCTACGGCTGGTGGATGGAGAAGCACACCCGGCACCACAACAATCCCAATCACGACGACCTCGACCCCGACGTGGCCCCTGAGGTGCTCATCTGGGCCACCGAGTCAGCGTTGGGGCGGCAAGGGCTCAAAGGGTTCGTCACCCGGCACCAGGCCGCGCTGTTCTTCCCGCTGCTCACCCTGCTCGCCGTCGATCTGAAGATCTCCAGCATCAAGGCCCTGCGCAGCGGAATCGTGAAACGCCCGCGCCTCGAGAGCACGCTGTTGCTCCTGCATGCCGTCGGCTACCTCTGCGTACTGCTGGTCGTCCTGCCGCCTCTGCCGGCCCTCGGCTTTCTTCTCCTGCACCAGGCGCTGTTCGGCCTCTATCTCGGTATGACCTTCGCGCCCAACCACAAGGGCATGCCACACCCGGTCGGCGACGAGGACTTCCTGCGCAAACAGGTGCTGACCTCCCGCAACGTCCGTGGTGGCCGATTCACCGACGCGGCGCTGGGCGGCCTGAACTATCAGATCGAGCACCATCTGTTCCCCGGCATGCCGGCGCCCAACCTCCGCAAGGCCCAGCCCATCGTCGAGGCCTACTGCGCCCAGATCGGCGTACCGTACGAGCAGACCAGCCTCACCACGTCATACCGGCAGGCACTGCGATACCTGCACGAGGTGGGGGCACCTGCGCGTGCCGAGCACGCGGCACGAACCGGCCGGTGA
- a CDS encoding PAS domain-containing sensor histidine kinase, giving the protein MTEAAKPEALSSVFPDDPHEPAVAGSGNPGSSRRTVPVGSVSVDQGLALRAVLDSLDVAVLGYDRNGRVILMNPAARALVEEVGEPTGADAVHTRMLLFDTAGRQMDGERHPVARALRGESVRHVEVCVRTADSPARMYLAQGGPVTGAGRLAAVLAFHDVTLLGRAKQLKDCVARVSAILGEPGPAGLIIATAVRIVGVMLGWAASEFWSVDRVGQVIQRRNRWQADDSHSAGLDRVGDLLKGVGLAGRAWQTRKPVWVTDLVTDPLTAAQTEWGPLRAALAVPIPSGSSVLGVLICYSDHDETPDDMRTAIHGSIAVHLGEFLERRRADDSSIALEHSRDEYITLVGHELRTPLTGIQANAEMLRAEPDMPAAERQQMLEVIHRRAEELNRLVATLLDVAGTRAGHMSLHRRRIDLTEVVRAAATGDDPAAAIDIEAPETLPVHADPDRVRAAVDELLRNARTWAPRDSRINVTVRGDQRTAVVTVSNTGPPIPADQHARVFELFYRSDELRHSGIPGAGLGLTLARAIVEQHGGTLTLSEPDEHTTTFTIRLPRHSA; this is encoded by the coding sequence GTGACCGAGGCGGCGAAGCCCGAGGCGCTGTCCTCGGTGTTCCCCGACGACCCCCACGAACCCGCGGTCGCCGGGTCCGGCAACCCCGGGTCGTCACGGCGCACGGTCCCCGTAGGTTCGGTATCCGTCGACCAGGGCCTGGCGTTGCGGGCGGTCCTGGACAGTCTTGACGTGGCGGTTCTCGGCTACGACCGTAACGGCCGGGTGATCTTGATGAATCCGGCTGCTCGAGCCCTCGTCGAAGAGGTCGGGGAGCCGACCGGAGCCGACGCCGTGCACACCCGCATGTTGCTCTTCGACACCGCGGGCCGGCAGATGGACGGCGAGCGGCATCCTGTCGCCCGGGCGTTGCGCGGGGAATCCGTGCGCCACGTCGAGGTGTGCGTGCGGACGGCCGACAGCCCGGCCCGGATGTATCTGGCCCAGGGCGGTCCGGTGACCGGAGCCGGGCGGCTCGCCGCGGTCCTGGCCTTTCACGACGTCACGCTGCTGGGCAGGGCTAAACAGCTGAAGGATTGCGTGGCCCGGGTGTCGGCGATCCTCGGTGAGCCCGGACCTGCTGGTCTGATCATCGCGACCGCCGTGCGAATCGTCGGGGTCATGCTCGGCTGGGCCGCCAGCGAGTTCTGGTCCGTCGATCGGGTGGGCCAGGTCATCCAGCGACGTAACCGCTGGCAGGCCGACGACAGTCACTCGGCCGGGCTCGATCGCGTCGGTGATCTCCTCAAAGGCGTGGGTCTCGCCGGTCGCGCCTGGCAGACCAGAAAACCGGTGTGGGTCACCGATCTCGTCACCGATCCGCTCACCGCCGCTCAGACCGAGTGGGGTCCGTTGCGTGCCGCGCTGGCCGTTCCCATTCCCAGCGGCTCGTCGGTGCTCGGCGTCCTGATCTGCTACAGCGACCACGACGAAACGCCCGACGACATGCGTACGGCGATCCACGGCAGCATCGCCGTACACCTCGGGGAATTCCTCGAACGACGCCGGGCCGACGATTCCTCCATCGCACTGGAACACAGCCGCGACGAGTACATCACCCTGGTCGGCCACGAGCTGCGTACTCCTTTGACCGGCATCCAGGCCAACGCTGAGATGCTGCGAGCCGAACCCGACATGCCGGCTGCCGAAAGACAGCAGATGCTCGAGGTGATCCACCGGCGGGCGGAGGAACTCAACAGGCTCGTCGCGACCCTGCTCGACGTTGCCGGCACCAGAGCCGGACACATGTCGCTGCATCGCCGACGCATCGACCTCACCGAGGTCGTCCGAGCCGCTGCCACCGGGGACGACCCGGCCGCCGCCATCGACATCGAAGCCCCGGAAACCCTACCCGTCCACGCCGACCCCGACCGGGTCCGCGCCGCCGTCGACGAACTGCTGCGCAACGCTCGCACCTGGGCACCGAGGGACAGCCGCATCAACGTCACCGTACGCGGGGATCAGCGCACCGCCGTGGTCACGGTCTCCAACACCGGTCCACCGATCCCGGCCGACCAGCATGCTCGTGTCTTCGAGTTGTTCTACCGCAGTGACGAGCTGCGTCACAGCGGAATCCCCGGCGCCGGCCTCGGTCTCACGCTTGCCCGGGCAATCGTCGAACAGCATGGCGGAACCCTGACCCTGAGCGAACCCGATGAGCACACGACGACCTTTACCATTCGTCTGCCCCGCCACTCCGCGTGA
- a CDS encoding chemotaxis protein CheB codes for MLHDPGERRTAMTRRDVVVIGGSAGSHKPLLQVLARLPADLPAALLIVLHMASGARIGPARSLASSCALPVRSAVDGVRLDPGCVHVAVPDRHLIVDEGDVLRLSDGPRQNRVRPAADALFRSAARWCGPRVVGVVLSRSLDDGAAGLAAIVAVGGSPWYRIPRRPGFPVCRERR; via the coding sequence ATGCTGCACGACCCGGGGGAGAGGCGGACGGCGATGACGCGCCGCGATGTGGTCGTGATAGGTGGGTCCGCGGGCTCTCACAAACCGTTGTTGCAGGTGTTGGCGCGGCTACCCGCTGACCTGCCCGCCGCGTTGCTCATCGTCCTGCACATGGCGTCCGGCGCCCGGATCGGGCCGGCTCGGTCGCTGGCTTCATCGTGTGCGCTTCCGGTGCGGTCCGCGGTCGACGGTGTACGGCTCGATCCCGGGTGCGTCCATGTGGCGGTGCCGGACCGGCACCTGATCGTCGACGAGGGCGACGTGCTGCGGCTCAGCGACGGTCCACGGCAGAATCGGGTGCGCCCGGCAGCGGATGCATTGTTCCGGTCGGCCGCCCGCTGGTGCGGCCCCCGGGTAGTCGGGGTGGTGCTGTCGCGCAGTCTCGACGACGGAGCGGCGGGTCTGGCAGCGATCGTCGCCGTCGGGGGATCGCCTTGGTACAGGATCCCGCGGAGGCCCGGTTTCCCGGTATGCCGAGAGCGGCGCTGA
- a CDS encoding ATP-binding protein, with the protein MTNFVLAVQELMTDTIRHGGGWGRVRLHCDGPLLVCVVSDRGPGLPGDLRQFGLLAGADPESGRGLFLARQLTDDMRVADNPAGLTVTVTMDLCVPAAGEAGTGAPAEPGAPE; encoded by the coding sequence GTGACGAATTTCGTTCTGGCGGTACAGGAGTTGATGACCGACACGATCCGGCACGGCGGCGGATGGGGGCGTGTGCGGCTGCACTGTGACGGCCCGCTGCTGGTGTGCGTCGTCAGCGATCGCGGCCCGGGCCTGCCCGGCGACCTCCGGCAGTTCGGCCTGCTCGCCGGCGCCGACCCCGAGAGTGGACGCGGGCTGTTCCTGGCCCGGCAGTTGACCGACGACATGCGTGTGGCCGACAACCCGGCCGGATTGACCGTCACCGTGACCATGGATCTGTGCGTCCCGGCGGCGGGCGAGGCCGGCACCGGCGCACCTGCCGAGCCGGGTGCACCGGAGTAG